A genome region from Solanum pennellii chromosome 12, SPENNV200 includes the following:
- the LOC107005945 gene encoding GDSL esterase/lipase At2g31550-like, protein MAFKTCFFFFMILCYGNIIVTSQSNNNIPKFTSILVFGDSSVDTGNNNHIDTIAKGNHLPYGQDFTNHIPTGRFSNGKLVPDMLSISLGLKKNGVPPYLQRDLSKDDLLSGVCFASGGTGFDELTSKISGVISMKEELEYFKEYLSNIKDIVGGNSSEVERIVNGALVILSAGTNDLIFNFYDLPNRRLQFSLNGYQDFLLDKLQSFIKELYYLGCRNIIVNGLPPIGCLPMQITAKSPFFRSCINEENSDAEIYNQKLQDLLIQLQSHLPGSKILYADTYNLISELIHNPRLHGFKETKVGCCGTGLLEAGPFCTELSYVCSNPSRFVFFDSIHPSESTYDKAAQYLIEEILPKFGEN, encoded by the exons ATGGCATTTAAAACttgcttcttctttttcatgATATTATGTTATGGTAACATAATAGTAACTAGCCAATCCAATAATAATATTCCCAAATTCACATCCATTTTAGTATTTGGTGATTCATCAGTTGACACTGGAAATAATAACCATATTGATACTATAGCCAAAGGCAATCATTTACCATATGGTCAAGATTTCACTAACCATATCCCAACAGGAAGATTTTCTAATGGAAAATTAGTCCCAGACATGTTATCCATTTCATTAGGTCTAAAAAAAAATGGTGTTCCTCCTTACTTACAACGCGATTTGTCGAAAGACGATTTGCTTAGTGGAGTTTGTTTTGCATCAGGAGGAACAGGATTTGATGAACTAACAAGTAAAATTTCTGGAGTTATATCTATGAAGGAAGAGTTAGAATATTTTAAGGAATATTTGAGTAATATTAAAGATATTGTTGGAGGAAATAGTAGTGAAGTTGAAAGAATTGTGAATGGGGCTTTGGTTATTCTTAGTGCTGGGACTAatgatttgatatttaatttttatgatttaccTAATAGAAGACTTCAATTCTCATTGAATGGCTACCAAGACTTTCTACTTGACAAACTCCAAAGCTTTATCAAG gaGTTATATTATCTTGGATGTCGTAATATTATAGTAAATGGATTGCCACCAATTGGTTGTCTTCCAATGCAAATTACAGCAAAATCTCCATTTTTTAGAAGTTGCATAAATGAAGAGAATTCTGATGCTGAAATTTATAACCAAAAACTTCAGgatttattaattcaattacAATCACATCTTCCTGGAAGCAAAATATTATATGCTGACACATATAATTTGATATCTGAACTTATCCACAACCCTCGATTACATG GATTTAAGGAAACAAAGGTAGGGTGTTGCGGAACTGGATTACTTGAAGCAGGACCTTTTTGCACCGAGCTATCTTACGTATGTTCAAATCCATCACGATTCGTATTTTTTGATAGTATT